One part of the Palaemon carinicauda isolate YSFRI2023 chromosome 23, ASM3689809v2, whole genome shotgun sequence genome encodes these proteins:
- the LOC137617574 gene encoding uncharacterized protein gives METLKVAQLREELEVRGLPKGGNKSELCQCLSEALEKDGIEVQEFLQGLEVRQDSGINQGHKVGECTEEPTEEEGHLNLGDSASVIGMQSVCFREISAVRPSSTGSRRVLLAASRARSAAQLRVMKEIKAIEREEAALKSKREMEIKAIKREEAALKSKREMLGLEAELAGVEAEERVLQDLKENDKEITHIPRIREHTNPDVSGSERPMHWNTEVPEIGLGGCCCSGGNDQGDSSNKEVMQALISCRLKSLMPKQDIAKFDGDRTKYSKLIHSFDEVFSSQLTNDKERLRYLDLYTTGMPNEIVVACLHLDASEGYKQARKLLEERYGNLEQIATAFVDKIIKWKDIRENNAEEYDEYSVALKACRNAISCVPYGIAKLQNPKTMRLFLSKLSSRVQTRWCRVADKIIEEKKRTLSFDDLEVEVVQEVEVVQEVEVVRSERLNRAVVSQEEGTYDKIAMFRVVRVGSIGTGMSVVPIRIRSREGREVFTKAFLDNGSSTCFASEVLKQTLGSTERQDVKVNVETINGVGKVACSLVSGLSVLDYEGKTCITLPPVLSAPRIPIDECDVVRSGDLERWPHLREIYIPDVEVEVGLLIGNNVPHLLEPREVINSTRLHEPHAILTLLGWVVCGAKDKGCQEHVNRIQVTSKRLELDRMLVESYNREYDDVASNRREMSAENRKWLEIIEKGVRTVGGSYEVPLPLRGNHGPLPETRDIALRRMHSLRKKLVKNGYYAKQYSALMTEMQQKGYAEQVTKASPGNVWYIPHFGVQHPGKPDRVHVVFDLLLQGPDMMNSLLGVLVKFRGGLFAYTGDINTIFHQVRVPEHQRDYLRFF, from the exons atagaggtacaggagtttttgcaGGGACTTGAGGTTAGGCAGGATAGTGGAATTAATCAGGGCCACAAGGTAGGCGAGTGCACTGAAGAGCCCACGGAAGaggaaggacatttaaatttgggggatagTGCATCAGTCATTGGTATGCAATCTGTTTGTTTCCGGGAGATCTCAGCGGTGCGCCCGAGTTCTACTGGGAGCAGGCGTGTATTATTAGCTGCTTCTAGAGCCAGGTCGGCAGCACAATTACGGGTGATGAAGGAGATAAAGgccatagagcgagaggaagcagcgctaaaATCTAAGAGGGAGATGGAGATAAAGGCCATAAAGCGAGAGgaagcagcactaaaatctaagAGGGAGATGCTCGGTTTGGAGGCAGAGTTAGCTGGAGTGGAGGCAGAGGAGAGGGTTTTACAAGATCTTAAGGAGAATGATAAAGAAATAACTCACATCCCTAGGATAAGGGAGCACACAAACCCTGatgtgagtgggagtgagagaccCATGCATTGGAATACGGAAGTGCCCGAGATTGGGTTAGGTGGATGCTGTTGCTCGGGCGGGAATGACCAAGGGGACTCGAGCAATAAGGAAGTCATGCAGGCGTTAATCTCTTGCCGCCTTAAAAGCTTGATGCCCAAGCAGGATATAGCTAAGTTTGATGGGGATCGTACAAAGTATTCTAAGTTAATCCACTCATTTGATGAagtctttagtagccagttgacgaatgataaggaaaggctgaggtatctggatttatacacgacagGCATGCCAAATGAGATTGTGGTGGCTTGCCTCCACTTAGATgcttcagagggctataagcaggcaaggaagttgctggaggagcgATATGGTAACCTTGAACAGATAGCCACCGCGTTTGTGGATaagatcattaaatggaaagatataagggaaaacaacgcgGAAGAGTATGACGAGTACTCGGTGGCACTCAAAGCCTGCAGAAATGCAATTTCGTGCGTCCCTTATGGCATCGCcaaattacaaaatccaaaaacaatgaggttGTTCCTTAGCAAGTTATCCTCTAGGGTGCAGACTCGATGGTGtagagttgctgataagattatTGAGGAGAAAAAGAGGACTCTGTCGTTTGATGATTTG gaagtagaagtggtccaagaagtagaagtggtccaagaagtagaagtGGTAAGATCTGAACGTTTAAATAGAGCCGTAGTTTCTCAGGAGGAAGGAACAtatgacaaaattgctatgttcagggTAGTTAGAGTaggtagcattggtacagggatgtcagttgtgccgataaggattaggtcaagggaaggaagggaggttttcacgaaggctttcttggacaatgggagttccacatgctttgCCTCGGAAGTTTTAAAGCAGACCCTAGGCAGCACTGAGAGGCAGGacgttaaggtgaatgttgaaaccatcaaTGGAGTAGGGAAAGTTGCATGCAGCCTAGTCTCCggattgtcagtattggactatgagggcaagacttgcattacGCTCCCCCCGGTGTTGAGTGCCCCTCGCATACCAATTGATGAGTGTGATGTGGTCAGGTCCGGAGATCTGGAACGCTGGCCACACTTGCGAGAGATTTACATCCCAGATGTAGAAGTTGAggtaggtttattaattgggaacaatgtTCCTCACCTGCTCGAGCCAAGGGAAGTTATCAATTCAACACGCCTCCATGAACCACATGCCATACTAACATTATTGGGCTGGGTAGTATGTGGAGCAAAGGACAAAGGGTGTCAAGAGCATGTCAATAggatccaagtgacaagcaagcgcCTTGAGTTAGACCGCATGCTGGTTGAGAGTTATAATCGCgagtatgacgatgttgcatctaacagaagggaaatgtctgcagagaacaggaaatggctagagataatagagaaaggggttagaacTGTAGGAGGAAGTTACGAGGTGCCATTGCCTCTGCGCGGCAATCATGGACCcttgccagaaacaagggacatcgcattgcgccgaatgcacagccttcgtaagaagctagtGAAGAATGGTTactacgctaagcagtatagtgccCTCATGACagagatgcaacagaaaggctatgctgagcAAGTGACCAAAGCCAGCCCGGGAAATGTGTGGTACattcctcattttggtgtgcaacatccagGTAAGCCAGACAGGGTCCATGTTGTATTTGACCTACtattgcagggacctgatatgatgaactctttgctgggtgtgttggtaaagtttaggggaggtctatttgcctatacaggagatataaatactatattccatcaggtacgggtaccagagcatcagcgggATTACCTCAGGTTCTTTTGA